In one window of Thalassophryne amazonica chromosome 9, fThaAma1.1, whole genome shotgun sequence DNA:
- the LOC117517925 gene encoding basic proline-rich protein-like yields the protein PCAAPPVSPPPPSPPVSPPPPAAPPVSPPVSPPPPPVAPPVSPPPPPPVSPPPPPAAPLAAPPVSPVSPPPPPVSPPPPSAAPPVSPPPPAAAPPVSPPPPVSPPPPAAPPAAPPVSPPAPPPPPPVSPPVSPPPPAVSPPPPAPAPPVSPPPPAAPPVSPPAPPPPVSPPPPAAPPVSPPVSPPPPPVAPPVSPPPPPPVSPPPPPAAPLAAPPVSPVSPPPPPVSPPPPSAAPPVSPPPPAAAPPVSPPPPVSPPPPAAPPAAPPVSPPAPPPPPPVSPPVSPPPPPAVSPPPPAPAPPVSPPPPACRPYSYTHMKTNTYTLQPLG from the exons ccttgtgctgctcctcctgtctctcctcctcctccttctcctcctgtctctcctcctcctcctgctgctcctcctgtctctcctcctgtctctcctcctcctcctcctgttgcgcctcctgtctctcctcctcctcctccccctgtctctcctcctcctcctcctgctgctcctcttgctgctcctcctgtctctcctgtctctcctcctcctcctcctgtctctcctcctcctccttctgctgctcctcctgtctctcctcctcctcctgctgctgctcctcctgtctctcctcctcctcctgtctctcctcctcctcctgctgctcctcctgctgctcctcctgtctctcctcctgctcctcctcctcctcctcctgtctctcctcctgtctctcctcctcctcctgctgtctctcctcctcctcctgctcctgctcctcctgtctctcctcctcctcctgctgctcctcctgtctctcctcctgctcctcctcctcctgtctctcctcctcctcctgctgctcctcctgtctctcctcctgtctctcctcctcctcctcctgttgcgcctcctgtctctcctcctcctcctccccctgtctctcctcctcctcctcctgctgctcctcttgctgctcctcctgtctctcctgtctctcctcctcctcctcctgtctctcctcctcctccttctgctgctcctcctgtctctcctcctcctcctgctgctgctcctcctgtctctcctcctcctcctgtctctcctcctcctcctgctgctcctcctgctgctcctcctgtctctcctcctgctcctcctcctcctcctcctgtctctcctcctgtctctcctcctcctcctcctgctgtctctcctcctcctcctgctcctgctcctcctgtctctcctcctcctcctgct TGTCGACCTTACAGTTACACCCACATgaagacaaacacatacacactgcagcCTCTGGGGTGA